One segment of Salvelinus alpinus chromosome 1, SLU_Salpinus.1, whole genome shotgun sequence DNA contains the following:
- the LOC139531493 gene encoding GTPase IMAP family member 8-like, with protein MASRAPPSLGETHHRSEMKIVLIGGRQMWDIEASGKSSIGNTILGRDIFETGRRTAQCVSGQRYVYGRQITLIDTPGWWWGYPVDNTPKLDQLEIMRSVYLCHPGPQAFLLVIPVDTVFPYIFKRSLQEHLELFNERVWRHTIVLFSTITPPNDRSLQKHIRDWPDLHWLIKKCGNRYHVLNVNNKGDGTQVTELLEKIEEMVAGNDGNHYETDQALSEELEEKKLAVIEVAKQMMAKVQKQRTRLRALIEGEATSPTYLRLVIVGAQWAARSSAGNTILGEGVFDVADNTRRTVHCVTRHGEVAGRQLTVVDTPGWHYNSSLQNTSKMDRFEIVHSVFQCPPGPHAVLLVVPFATAFNKSYKRAVEEHMGLLTDAVWKHTIVLFTRGDWLGDTTVEQRIASEGEGLQWLIEKCGNRYHVFDNKNRIDATQVTELLEKVEEMVAENRGCPYEIDRDVSADLEQKKRAGKERAQKITMKVQRQMTTLRELFKGEEQIFSEDELRIVLLGRREAGKSVAGNTILIGELFPTALTKEFRIQNRTMQCVMQQKRVAGMKLKVVDTPGWWKRTPQDARDWVQDEVVRSVSLCPPGPHAFLLVIPISAPFSEGDLKAVEEHLGLLTEKVWRHTMVLFTWGDWLGDRAIEEIIEREGEALQQLVEKCGNRYHVMNCHGWDDGSQVTTLLRKVKEMVVRNKGHNFTIAQKSRQKPMLHWLAGKGMMTEEEWNRREEELIERMLKAVVVEPEESKPPFVRGKESIDFFIPSMSCETPSEVGSSYINYGAHAKVSEWRVKYAGRSAASSGHGTMSSAVSYMGESLDRWENLVKESLGDGKIRARMLDSPAKSEAHTYGVKTKRRNSH; from the exons ATGGCAAGTAGGGCACCTCCCTCCCTCG GGGAGACCCACCATCGGTCAGAGATGAAGATTGTGCTAATTGggggaagacagatgtgggataTAGAAGCCAGCGGGAAGAGTTCAATAGGAAACACCATCCTGGGCAGAGACATTTTTGAGACGGGAAGAAGAACTGCTCAATGTGTGAGCGGACAACGGTATGTGTATGGGAGGCAGATAACTTTGATTGACACCCCAGGCTGGTGGTGGGGTTATCCTGTAGATAATACTCCCAAATTGGATCAATTGGAAATCATGAGAAGTGTATATCTATGTCATCCTGGACCCCAAGCCTTTCTCTTGGTCATTCCCGTGGACACCGTTTTCCCCTACATATTCAAAAGATCGTTACAGGAACACCTGGAGCTATTCAATGAAAGAGTCTGGAGACACACTATTGTGCTGTTTAGTACAATCACTCCCCCCAATGACAGAAGTTTACAGAAACACATAAGAGATTGGCCGGATCTTCATTGGCTTATTAAGAAGTGTGGGAACAGGTATCATGTTCTGAATGTCAATAACAAGGGTGATGGCACCCAGGTCACAGAGCTGCTGGAGAAGATAGAAGAAATGGTGGCAGGAAATGATGGCAATCATTATGAGACAGACCAAGCTCTGTCTGAAGAGCTCGAAGAGAAGAAATTAGCAGTAATTGAAGTAGCCAAACAGATGATGGCTAAGGTACAGAAACAAAGGACCAGACTCAGAGCGCTGATCGAAG GAGAGGCAACTAGCCCAACATACCTCAGGCTTGTGATTGTTGGGGCACAATGGGCTGCTAGGAGCTCAGCAGGAAACACCATTCTGGGGGAAGGTGTGTTTGATGTTGCTGATAATACAAGAAGAACAGTGCACTGTGTGACAAGACATGGTGAAGTAGCAGGGAGGCAGCTTACGGTGGTTGACACACCAGGCTGGCACTATAATAGTTCTCTACAGAACACCTCCAAGATGGATAGATTTGAGATAGTGCACAGTGTGTTTCAATGTCCTCCAGGACCTCATGCGGTCCTTCTGGTGGTTCCCTTTGCAACAGCATTCAACAAATCATATAAGAGAGCGGTTGAGGAGCACATGGGTCTCCTCACAGATGCAGTCTGGAAGCACACGATTGTGCTCTTCACACGAGGAGACTGGCTGGGAGACACAACTGTTGAGCAGCGCATTGCGAGTGAAGGGGAGGGTCTTCAGTGGCTCATTGAGAAATGTGGTAACAGATACCATGTTTTTGACAACAAGAATCGAATTGATGCAACCCAGGTAACCGAGCTTCTggagaaagtagaggagatggtGGCAGAAAACAGAGGTTGTCCTTATGAAATTGACAGAGATGTTTCAGCAGACTTGGAACAGAAAAAGAGGGCTGGAAAAGAAAGAGCTCAAAAGATCACGATGAAGGTGCAGAGACAAATGACGACACTCAGAGAACTGTTTAAAG GGGAGGAACAAATATTCTCTGAGGATGAGTTGAGAATTGTACTTCTTGGGAGAAGAGAGGCTGGGAAGAGTGTGGCAGGAAACACAATACTGATTGGAGAGTTGTTTCCGACAGCTTTGACCAAG GAATTCAGAATTCAAAACAGAACTATGCAGTGTGTAATGCAACAAAAGAGAGTTGCTGGGATGAAGCTCAAAGTTgtagatacaccaggctggtggaaGAGAACCCCACAGGATGCACGAGATTGGGTTCAAGATGAAGTGGTGCgcagtgtgtctctctgtccacCTGGCCCCCATGCTTTTCTTCTGGTCATTCCCATTTCTGCACCATTTTCAGAGGGAGACCTCAAAGCAGTAGAGGAGCACCTTGGGCTATTAACTGAGAAAGTCTGGAGACACACAATGGTGCTGTTCACCTGGGGAGATTGGCTAGGAGACAGAGCCATTGAGGAAATtattgagagagaaggagaggcacTCCAACAACTTGTTGAAAAATGTGGGAACAGGTATCATGTAATGAACTGCCATGGCTGGGATGATGGCTCTCAGGTCACAACACTGTTGAGGAAGGTAAAGGAGATGGTTGTACGTAACAAAGGGCACAATTTCACTATTGCACAGAAGAGTAGGCAGAAGCCAATGCTTCACTGGTTAGCAGGAAAAGGCATGATGACTGAAGAGGAAtggaacaggagagaagaggaactCATAGAGCGGATGTTGAAGGCAGTGGTGGTAGAACCAGAGGAATCCAAACCGCCATTTGTACGGGGGAAGGAAAGCATTGATTTCTTCATCCCCAGCA TGAGTTGTGAGACTCCCTCTGAAGTTGGGAGTTCCTACATAAATTATGGAGCACATGCCAAGGTGTCTGAATGGAGAGTGAAGTATGCTGGGAGATCTGCTGCCTCCTCTGGGCACGGCACTATGAGTTCAGCAGTCAGTTACATGGGCGAATCTCTGGACCGATGGGAGAATCTAGTCAAGGAGAGTCTGGGGGACGGCAAGATAAGGGCAAGGATGTTGGATAGTCCTGCAAAGTCAGAGGCCCACACTTATGGGGTGAAAACCAAACGTAGGAATTCACATTGA